A genomic segment from Muntiacus reevesi chromosome 15, mMunRee1.1, whole genome shotgun sequence encodes:
- the KLC1 gene encoding kinesin light chain 1 isoform X8, whose translation MYDNMSTMVYMKEDKLEKLTQDEIISKTKQVIQGLEALKNEHNSILQSLLETLKCLKKDDESNLVEEKSNMIRKSLEMLELGLSEAQVMMALSNHLNAVESEKQKLRAQVRRLCQENQWLRDELANTQQKLQKSEQSVAQLEEEKKHLEFMNQLKKYDDDISPSEDKDADSTKEPLDDLFPNDDDEPGQGIQQQHSSAAAAAQQGGYEIPARLRTLHNLVIQYASQGRYEVAVPLCKQALEDLEKTSGHDHPDVATMLNILALVYRDQNKYKDAANLLNDALAIREKTLGKDHPAVAATLNNLAVLYGKRGKYKEAEPLCKRALEIREKVLGKDHPDVAKQLNNLALLCQNQGKYEEVEYYYQRALEIYQTKLGPDDPNVAKTKNNLASCYLKQGKFKQAETLYKEILTRAHEREFGSVDDENKPIWMHAEEREECKGKQKDGTSFGEYGGWYKACKVDSPTVTTTLKNLGALYRRQGKFEAAETLEEAAMRSRKQGLDNVHKQRVAEVLSDAESAEKRRSRESLGADAVKYESGPDGGEEVSMSVEWNGGAAGRAPLSGRQQQQRPGGRQPELRRPRRSLA comes from the exons ATGTATGACAACATGTCCACAATGGTGTACATGAAGGAAGACAAGCTGGAGAAGCTCACGCAGGATGAGATTATTTCCAAGACAAAGCAAGTAATCCAGGGGCTGGAAGCCCTGAAGAATGAGCATAATTCCATTTTGCAGAGTTTACTGGAGACACTGAAGTGTTTGAAGAAAGATGACGAAAGTAATCTGGTGGAGGAGAAATCAAACATGATCCGAAAGTCCCTGGAGATGCTGGAGCTTGGCCTGAGTGAGGCTCAG GTCATGATGGCGCTGTCAAACCACCTGAACGCCGTGGAGTCGGAGAAGCAGAAGCTGCGTGCGCAGGTCCGGCGTCTGTGCCAGGAGAACCAGTGGCTGCGGGACGAGCTGGCCAACACTCAGCAGAAGCTGCAGAAGAGCGAGCagtctgtggctcagctggaggaagagaagaagcatCTGGAATTCATGAATCAGCTGAAGAAGTACGACGACGACATCTCCCCTTCG GAGGACAAAGACGCTGATTCCACCAAGGAACCTTTGGATGACCTCTTCCCAAATGATGACGATGAACCCGGTCAAGGAA TCCAGCAGCAGCACAGCAGCGCCGCAGCGGCCGCGCAGCAGGGCGGCTACGAGATCCCCGCGCGGCTGCGCACCCTGCACAACCTGGTGATCCAGTATGCCTCGCAGGGCCGCTACGAGGTGGCCGTGCCCCTCTGCAAGCAGGCCCTGGAGGACCTGGAGAAGACCTCGGGCCACGACCACCCCGACGTGGCCACCATGCTGAACATCCTGGCCTTGGTGTACAG agACCAGAATAAATATAAAGATGCAGCTAACCTACTGAACGATGCCTTGGCCATCCGTGAGAAAACTCTGGGCAAAGATCATCCTGCG GTGGCAGCAACTCTGAACAACCTCGCAGTGCTCTACGGCAAAAGAGGGAAGTACAAAGAAGCCGAGCCGCTGTGCAAGAGAGCCCTGGAGATCAGAGAGAAG GTTTTGGGAAAGGATCACCCAGATGTCGCCAAGCAGTTAAATAACTTGGCTCTACTGTGCCAGAACCAGGGCAAGTACGAAGAAGTGGAGTATTATTATCAGAGAGCCCTTGAGATCTACCAGACAAAACTGGGTCCTGATGACCCCaatgtggccaaaacaaaaaataacctg gctTCCTGCTACCTGAAGCAAGGAAAATTCAAGCAAGCAGAAACCCTGTACAAAGAGATCCTCACTCGCGCACACGAAAGGGAGTTTGGTTCAGTGGATG ATGAAAATAAACCCATTTGGATGCATGCTGAGGAGAGGGAAGAATGCAAA GGAAAACAGAAGGATGGGACGTCCTTTGGAGAGTACGGTGGCTGGTACAAGGCCTGCAAAGTTGACAG tccaactgtcacaactACTTTAAAAAACCTTGGGGCACTTTACAGACGTCAAGGTAAATTTGAAGCTGCGGAAACACTGGAAGAAGCAGCCATGAGGTCTCGTAAACAG GGCCTTGACAATGTTCACAAGCAGAGAGTGGCGGAAGTGCTGAGTGACGCCGAGAGCGCGGAGAAGCGGCGGAGCCGGGAGAGCCTCGGCGCGGACGCGGTCAAGTACGAGAGCGGCCCTGACGGCGGCGAGGAAGTGAGTATGAGCGTAGAGTGGAACGGG
- the KLC1 gene encoding kinesin light chain 1 isoform X10, producing the protein MYDNMSTMVYMKEDKLEKLTQDEIISKTKQVIQGLEALKNEHNSILQSLLETLKCLKKDDESNLVEEKSNMIRKSLEMLELGLSEAQVMMALSNHLNAVESEKQKLRAQVRRLCQENQWLRDELANTQQKLQKSEQSVAQLEEEKKHLEFMNQLKKYDDDISPSEDKDADSTKEPLDDLFPNDDDEPGQGIQQQHSSAAAAAQQGGYEIPARLRTLHNLVIQYASQGRYEVAVPLCKQALEDLEKTSGHDHPDVATMLNILALVYRDQNKYKDAANLLNDALAIREKTLGKDHPAVAATLNNLAVLYGKRGKYKEAEPLCKRALEIREKVLGKDHPDVAKQLNNLALLCQNQGKYEEVEYYYQRALEIYQTKLGPDDPNVAKTKNNLASCYLKQGKFKQAETLYKEILTRAHEREFGSVDDENKPIWMHAEEREECKGKQKDGTSFGEYGGWYKACKVDSPTVTTTLKNLGALYRRQGKFEAAETLEEAAMRSRKQGLDNVHKQRVAEVLSDAESAEKRRSRESLGADAVKYESGPDGGEEVSMSVEWNGMRKMKLGLVK; encoded by the exons ATGTATGACAACATGTCCACAATGGTGTACATGAAGGAAGACAAGCTGGAGAAGCTCACGCAGGATGAGATTATTTCCAAGACAAAGCAAGTAATCCAGGGGCTGGAAGCCCTGAAGAATGAGCATAATTCCATTTTGCAGAGTTTACTGGAGACACTGAAGTGTTTGAAGAAAGATGACGAAAGTAATCTGGTGGAGGAGAAATCAAACATGATCCGAAAGTCCCTGGAGATGCTGGAGCTTGGCCTGAGTGAGGCTCAG GTCATGATGGCGCTGTCAAACCACCTGAACGCCGTGGAGTCGGAGAAGCAGAAGCTGCGTGCGCAGGTCCGGCGTCTGTGCCAGGAGAACCAGTGGCTGCGGGACGAGCTGGCCAACACTCAGCAGAAGCTGCAGAAGAGCGAGCagtctgtggctcagctggaggaagagaagaagcatCTGGAATTCATGAATCAGCTGAAGAAGTACGACGACGACATCTCCCCTTCG GAGGACAAAGACGCTGATTCCACCAAGGAACCTTTGGATGACCTCTTCCCAAATGATGACGATGAACCCGGTCAAGGAA TCCAGCAGCAGCACAGCAGCGCCGCAGCGGCCGCGCAGCAGGGCGGCTACGAGATCCCCGCGCGGCTGCGCACCCTGCACAACCTGGTGATCCAGTATGCCTCGCAGGGCCGCTACGAGGTGGCCGTGCCCCTCTGCAAGCAGGCCCTGGAGGACCTGGAGAAGACCTCGGGCCACGACCACCCCGACGTGGCCACCATGCTGAACATCCTGGCCTTGGTGTACAG agACCAGAATAAATATAAAGATGCAGCTAACCTACTGAACGATGCCTTGGCCATCCGTGAGAAAACTCTGGGCAAAGATCATCCTGCG GTGGCAGCAACTCTGAACAACCTCGCAGTGCTCTACGGCAAAAGAGGGAAGTACAAAGAAGCCGAGCCGCTGTGCAAGAGAGCCCTGGAGATCAGAGAGAAG GTTTTGGGAAAGGATCACCCAGATGTCGCCAAGCAGTTAAATAACTTGGCTCTACTGTGCCAGAACCAGGGCAAGTACGAAGAAGTGGAGTATTATTATCAGAGAGCCCTTGAGATCTACCAGACAAAACTGGGTCCTGATGACCCCaatgtggccaaaacaaaaaataacctg gctTCCTGCTACCTGAAGCAAGGAAAATTCAAGCAAGCAGAAACCCTGTACAAAGAGATCCTCACTCGCGCACACGAAAGGGAGTTTGGTTCAGTGGATG ATGAAAATAAACCCATTTGGATGCATGCTGAGGAGAGGGAAGAATGCAAA GGAAAACAGAAGGATGGGACGTCCTTTGGAGAGTACGGTGGCTGGTACAAGGCCTGCAAAGTTGACAG tccaactgtcacaactACTTTAAAAAACCTTGGGGCACTTTACAGACGTCAAGGTAAATTTGAAGCTGCGGAAACACTGGAAGAAGCAGCCATGAGGTCTCGTAAACAG GGCCTTGACAATGTTCACAAGCAGAGAGTGGCGGAAGTGCTGAGTGACGCCGAGAGCGCGGAGAAGCGGCGGAGCCGGGAGAGCCTCGGCGCGGACGCGGTCAAGTACGAGAGCGGCCCTGACGGCGGCGAGGAAGTGAGTATGAGCGTAGAGTGGAACGGG atgagaaagatgAAGCTCGGGCTggttaaatga
- the KLC1 gene encoding kinesin light chain 1 isoform X11, with protein MYDNMSTMVYMKEDKLEKLTQDEIISKTKQVIQGLEALKNEHNSILQSLLETLKCLKKDDESNLVEEKSNMIRKSLEMLELGLSEAQVMMALSNHLNAVESEKQKLRAQVRRLCQENQWLRDELANTQQKLQKSEQSVAQLEEEKKHLEFMNQLKKYDDDISPSEDKDADSTKEPLDDLFPNDDDEPGQGIQQQHSSAAAAAQQGGYEIPARLRTLHNLVIQYASQGRYEVAVPLCKQALEDLEKTSGHDHPDVATMLNILALVYRDQNKYKDAANLLNDALAIREKTLGKDHPAVAATLNNLAVLYGKRGKYKEAEPLCKRALEIREKVLGKDHPDVAKQLNNLALLCQNQGKYEEVEYYYQRALEIYQTKLGPDDPNVAKTKNNLASCYLKQGKFKQAETLYKEILTRAHEREFGSVDDENKPIWMHAEEREECKGKQKDGTSFGEYGGWYKACKVDSPTVTTTLKNLGALYRRQGKFEAAETLEEAAMRSRKQGLDNVHKQRVAEVLSDAESAEKRRSRESLGADAVKYESGPDGGEEMRKMKLGLVK; from the exons ATGTATGACAACATGTCCACAATGGTGTACATGAAGGAAGACAAGCTGGAGAAGCTCACGCAGGATGAGATTATTTCCAAGACAAAGCAAGTAATCCAGGGGCTGGAAGCCCTGAAGAATGAGCATAATTCCATTTTGCAGAGTTTACTGGAGACACTGAAGTGTTTGAAGAAAGATGACGAAAGTAATCTGGTGGAGGAGAAATCAAACATGATCCGAAAGTCCCTGGAGATGCTGGAGCTTGGCCTGAGTGAGGCTCAG GTCATGATGGCGCTGTCAAACCACCTGAACGCCGTGGAGTCGGAGAAGCAGAAGCTGCGTGCGCAGGTCCGGCGTCTGTGCCAGGAGAACCAGTGGCTGCGGGACGAGCTGGCCAACACTCAGCAGAAGCTGCAGAAGAGCGAGCagtctgtggctcagctggaggaagagaagaagcatCTGGAATTCATGAATCAGCTGAAGAAGTACGACGACGACATCTCCCCTTCG GAGGACAAAGACGCTGATTCCACCAAGGAACCTTTGGATGACCTCTTCCCAAATGATGACGATGAACCCGGTCAAGGAA TCCAGCAGCAGCACAGCAGCGCCGCAGCGGCCGCGCAGCAGGGCGGCTACGAGATCCCCGCGCGGCTGCGCACCCTGCACAACCTGGTGATCCAGTATGCCTCGCAGGGCCGCTACGAGGTGGCCGTGCCCCTCTGCAAGCAGGCCCTGGAGGACCTGGAGAAGACCTCGGGCCACGACCACCCCGACGTGGCCACCATGCTGAACATCCTGGCCTTGGTGTACAG agACCAGAATAAATATAAAGATGCAGCTAACCTACTGAACGATGCCTTGGCCATCCGTGAGAAAACTCTGGGCAAAGATCATCCTGCG GTGGCAGCAACTCTGAACAACCTCGCAGTGCTCTACGGCAAAAGAGGGAAGTACAAAGAAGCCGAGCCGCTGTGCAAGAGAGCCCTGGAGATCAGAGAGAAG GTTTTGGGAAAGGATCACCCAGATGTCGCCAAGCAGTTAAATAACTTGGCTCTACTGTGCCAGAACCAGGGCAAGTACGAAGAAGTGGAGTATTATTATCAGAGAGCCCTTGAGATCTACCAGACAAAACTGGGTCCTGATGACCCCaatgtggccaaaacaaaaaataacctg gctTCCTGCTACCTGAAGCAAGGAAAATTCAAGCAAGCAGAAACCCTGTACAAAGAGATCCTCACTCGCGCACACGAAAGGGAGTTTGGTTCAGTGGATG ATGAAAATAAACCCATTTGGATGCATGCTGAGGAGAGGGAAGAATGCAAA GGAAAACAGAAGGATGGGACGTCCTTTGGAGAGTACGGTGGCTGGTACAAGGCCTGCAAAGTTGACAG tccaactgtcacaactACTTTAAAAAACCTTGGGGCACTTTACAGACGTCAAGGTAAATTTGAAGCTGCGGAAACACTGGAAGAAGCAGCCATGAGGTCTCGTAAACAG GGCCTTGACAATGTTCACAAGCAGAGAGTGGCGGAAGTGCTGAGTGACGCCGAGAGCGCGGAGAAGCGGCGGAGCCGGGAGAGCCTCGGCGCGGACGCGGTCAAGTACGAGAGCGGCCCTGACGGCGGCGAGGAA atgagaaagatgAAGCTCGGGCTggttaaatga
- the KLC1 gene encoding kinesin light chain 1 isoform X7 yields the protein MYDNMSTMVYMKEDKLEKLTQDEIISKTKQVIQGLEALKNEHNSILQSLLETLKCLKKDDESNLVEEKSNMIRKSLEMLELGLSEAQVMMALSNHLNAVESEKQKLRAQVRRLCQENQWLRDELANTQQKLQKSEQSVAQLEEEKKHLEFMNQLKKYDDDISPSEDKDADSTKEPLDDLFPNDDDEPGQGIQQQHSSAAAAAQQGGYEIPARLRTLHNLVIQYASQGRYEVAVPLCKQALEDLEKTSGHDHPDVATMLNILALVYRDQNKYKDAANLLNDALAIREKTLGKDHPAVAATLNNLAVLYGKRGKYKEAEPLCKRALEIREKVLGKDHPDVAKQLNNLALLCQNQGKYEEVEYYYQRALEIYQTKLGPDDPNVAKTKNNLASCYLKQGKFKQAETLYKEILTRAHEREFGSVDDENKPIWMHAEEREECKGKQKDGTSFGEYGGWYKACKVDSPTVTTTLKNLGALYRRQGKFEAAETLEEAAMRSRKQGLDNVHKQRVAEVLSDAESAEKRRSRESLGADAVKYESGPDGGEEDGTGSLKRSGSFSKLRASIRRSSEKLVRKLKGGSSRDSEPKNPGAPPAEPLSLDDSSSSGLEDASLS from the exons ATGTATGACAACATGTCCACAATGGTGTACATGAAGGAAGACAAGCTGGAGAAGCTCACGCAGGATGAGATTATTTCCAAGACAAAGCAAGTAATCCAGGGGCTGGAAGCCCTGAAGAATGAGCATAATTCCATTTTGCAGAGTTTACTGGAGACACTGAAGTGTTTGAAGAAAGATGACGAAAGTAATCTGGTGGAGGAGAAATCAAACATGATCCGAAAGTCCCTGGAGATGCTGGAGCTTGGCCTGAGTGAGGCTCAG GTCATGATGGCGCTGTCAAACCACCTGAACGCCGTGGAGTCGGAGAAGCAGAAGCTGCGTGCGCAGGTCCGGCGTCTGTGCCAGGAGAACCAGTGGCTGCGGGACGAGCTGGCCAACACTCAGCAGAAGCTGCAGAAGAGCGAGCagtctgtggctcagctggaggaagagaagaagcatCTGGAATTCATGAATCAGCTGAAGAAGTACGACGACGACATCTCCCCTTCG GAGGACAAAGACGCTGATTCCACCAAGGAACCTTTGGATGACCTCTTCCCAAATGATGACGATGAACCCGGTCAAGGAA TCCAGCAGCAGCACAGCAGCGCCGCAGCGGCCGCGCAGCAGGGCGGCTACGAGATCCCCGCGCGGCTGCGCACCCTGCACAACCTGGTGATCCAGTATGCCTCGCAGGGCCGCTACGAGGTGGCCGTGCCCCTCTGCAAGCAGGCCCTGGAGGACCTGGAGAAGACCTCGGGCCACGACCACCCCGACGTGGCCACCATGCTGAACATCCTGGCCTTGGTGTACAG agACCAGAATAAATATAAAGATGCAGCTAACCTACTGAACGATGCCTTGGCCATCCGTGAGAAAACTCTGGGCAAAGATCATCCTGCG GTGGCAGCAACTCTGAACAACCTCGCAGTGCTCTACGGCAAAAGAGGGAAGTACAAAGAAGCCGAGCCGCTGTGCAAGAGAGCCCTGGAGATCAGAGAGAAG GTTTTGGGAAAGGATCACCCAGATGTCGCCAAGCAGTTAAATAACTTGGCTCTACTGTGCCAGAACCAGGGCAAGTACGAAGAAGTGGAGTATTATTATCAGAGAGCCCTTGAGATCTACCAGACAAAACTGGGTCCTGATGACCCCaatgtggccaaaacaaaaaataacctg gctTCCTGCTACCTGAAGCAAGGAAAATTCAAGCAAGCAGAAACCCTGTACAAAGAGATCCTCACTCGCGCACACGAAAGGGAGTTTGGTTCAGTGGATG ATGAAAATAAACCCATTTGGATGCATGCTGAGGAGAGGGAAGAATGCAAA GGAAAACAGAAGGATGGGACGTCCTTTGGAGAGTACGGTGGCTGGTACAAGGCCTGCAAAGTTGACAG tccaactgtcacaactACTTTAAAAAACCTTGGGGCACTTTACAGACGTCAAGGTAAATTTGAAGCTGCGGAAACACTGGAAGAAGCAGCCATGAGGTCTCGTAAACAG GGCCTTGACAATGTTCACAAGCAGAGAGTGGCGGAAGTGCTGAGTGACGCCGAGAGCGCGGAGAAGCGGCGGAGCCGGGAGAGCCTCGGCGCGGACGCGGTCAAGTACGAGAGCGGCCCTGACGGCGGCGAGGAA GATGGCACTGGATCTTTAAAACGCAGTGGTTCCTTTAGCAAACTCCGGGCTTCAATTAGACGCAGCAGTGAGAAGCTGGTTAGGAAGCTGAAGGGAGGAAGTTCACGAGACAGTGAACCAAAGAACCCCGG
- the KLC1 gene encoding kinesin light chain 1 isoform X9: protein MYDNMSTMVYMKEDKLEKLTQDEIISKTKQVIQGLEALKNEHNSILQSLLETLKCLKKDDESNLVEEKSNMIRKSLEMLELGLSEAQVMMALSNHLNAVESEKQKLRAQVRRLCQENQWLRDELANTQQKLQKSEQSVAQLEEEKKHLEFMNQLKKYDDDISPSEDKDADSTKEPLDDLFPNDDDEPGQGIQQQHSSAAAAAQQGGYEIPARLRTLHNLVIQYASQGRYEVAVPLCKQALEDLEKTSGHDHPDVATMLNILALVYRDQNKYKDAANLLNDALAIREKTLGKDHPAVAATLNNLAVLYGKRGKYKEAEPLCKRALEIREKVLGKDHPDVAKQLNNLALLCQNQGKYEEVEYYYQRALEIYQTKLGPDDPNVAKTKNNLASCYLKQGKFKQAETLYKEILTRAHEREFGSVDDENKPIWMHAEEREECKGKQKDGTSFGEYGGWYKACKVDSPTVTTTLKNLGALYRRQGKFEAAETLEEAAMRSRKQGLDNVHKQRVAEVLSDAESAEKRRSRESLGADAVKYESGPDGGEEGAAGRAPLSGRQQQQRPGGRQPELRRPRRSLA, encoded by the exons ATGTATGACAACATGTCCACAATGGTGTACATGAAGGAAGACAAGCTGGAGAAGCTCACGCAGGATGAGATTATTTCCAAGACAAAGCAAGTAATCCAGGGGCTGGAAGCCCTGAAGAATGAGCATAATTCCATTTTGCAGAGTTTACTGGAGACACTGAAGTGTTTGAAGAAAGATGACGAAAGTAATCTGGTGGAGGAGAAATCAAACATGATCCGAAAGTCCCTGGAGATGCTGGAGCTTGGCCTGAGTGAGGCTCAG GTCATGATGGCGCTGTCAAACCACCTGAACGCCGTGGAGTCGGAGAAGCAGAAGCTGCGTGCGCAGGTCCGGCGTCTGTGCCAGGAGAACCAGTGGCTGCGGGACGAGCTGGCCAACACTCAGCAGAAGCTGCAGAAGAGCGAGCagtctgtggctcagctggaggaagagaagaagcatCTGGAATTCATGAATCAGCTGAAGAAGTACGACGACGACATCTCCCCTTCG GAGGACAAAGACGCTGATTCCACCAAGGAACCTTTGGATGACCTCTTCCCAAATGATGACGATGAACCCGGTCAAGGAA TCCAGCAGCAGCACAGCAGCGCCGCAGCGGCCGCGCAGCAGGGCGGCTACGAGATCCCCGCGCGGCTGCGCACCCTGCACAACCTGGTGATCCAGTATGCCTCGCAGGGCCGCTACGAGGTGGCCGTGCCCCTCTGCAAGCAGGCCCTGGAGGACCTGGAGAAGACCTCGGGCCACGACCACCCCGACGTGGCCACCATGCTGAACATCCTGGCCTTGGTGTACAG agACCAGAATAAATATAAAGATGCAGCTAACCTACTGAACGATGCCTTGGCCATCCGTGAGAAAACTCTGGGCAAAGATCATCCTGCG GTGGCAGCAACTCTGAACAACCTCGCAGTGCTCTACGGCAAAAGAGGGAAGTACAAAGAAGCCGAGCCGCTGTGCAAGAGAGCCCTGGAGATCAGAGAGAAG GTTTTGGGAAAGGATCACCCAGATGTCGCCAAGCAGTTAAATAACTTGGCTCTACTGTGCCAGAACCAGGGCAAGTACGAAGAAGTGGAGTATTATTATCAGAGAGCCCTTGAGATCTACCAGACAAAACTGGGTCCTGATGACCCCaatgtggccaaaacaaaaaataacctg gctTCCTGCTACCTGAAGCAAGGAAAATTCAAGCAAGCAGAAACCCTGTACAAAGAGATCCTCACTCGCGCACACGAAAGGGAGTTTGGTTCAGTGGATG ATGAAAATAAACCCATTTGGATGCATGCTGAGGAGAGGGAAGAATGCAAA GGAAAACAGAAGGATGGGACGTCCTTTGGAGAGTACGGTGGCTGGTACAAGGCCTGCAAAGTTGACAG tccaactgtcacaactACTTTAAAAAACCTTGGGGCACTTTACAGACGTCAAGGTAAATTTGAAGCTGCGGAAACACTGGAAGAAGCAGCCATGAGGTCTCGTAAACAG GGCCTTGACAATGTTCACAAGCAGAGAGTGGCGGAAGTGCTGAGTGACGCCGAGAGCGCGGAGAAGCGGCGGAGCCGGGAGAGCCTCGGCGCGGACGCGGTCAAGTACGAGAGCGGCCCTGACGGCGGCGAGGAA
- the KLC1 gene encoding kinesin light chain 1 isoform X1, with translation MYDNMSTMVYMKEDKLEKLTQDEIISKTKQVIQGLEALKNEHNSILQSLLETLKCLKKDDESNLVEEKSNMIRKSLEMLELGLSEAQVMMALSNHLNAVESEKQKLRAQVRRLCQENQWLRDELANTQQKLQKSEQSVAQLEEEKKHLEFMNQLKKYDDDISPSEDKDADSTKEPLDDLFPNDDDEPGQGIQQQHSSAAAAAQQGGYEIPARLRTLHNLVIQYASQGRYEVAVPLCKQALEDLEKTSGHDHPDVATMLNILALVYRDQNKYKDAANLLNDALAIREKTLGKDHPAVAATLNNLAVLYGKRGKYKEAEPLCKRALEIREKVLGKDHPDVAKQLNNLALLCQNQGKYEEVEYYYQRALEIYQTKLGPDDPNVAKTKNNLASCYLKQGKFKQAETLYKEILTRAHEREFGSVDDENKPIWMHAEEREECKGKQKDGTSFGEYGGWYKACKVDSPTVTTTLKNLGALYRRQGKFEAAETLEEAAMRSRKQGLDNVHKQRVAEVLSDAESAEKRRSRESLGADAVKYESGPDGGEEVSMSVEWNGDGTGSLKRSGSFSKLRASIRRSSEKLVRKLKGGSSRDSEPKNPGMKRASSLNVLNVGGKVAEDHFQERRRCLADSRALSASPPGEAELS, from the exons ATGTATGACAACATGTCCACAATGGTGTACATGAAGGAAGACAAGCTGGAGAAGCTCACGCAGGATGAGATTATTTCCAAGACAAAGCAAGTAATCCAGGGGCTGGAAGCCCTGAAGAATGAGCATAATTCCATTTTGCAGAGTTTACTGGAGACACTGAAGTGTTTGAAGAAAGATGACGAAAGTAATCTGGTGGAGGAGAAATCAAACATGATCCGAAAGTCCCTGGAGATGCTGGAGCTTGGCCTGAGTGAGGCTCAG GTCATGATGGCGCTGTCAAACCACCTGAACGCCGTGGAGTCGGAGAAGCAGAAGCTGCGTGCGCAGGTCCGGCGTCTGTGCCAGGAGAACCAGTGGCTGCGGGACGAGCTGGCCAACACTCAGCAGAAGCTGCAGAAGAGCGAGCagtctgtggctcagctggaggaagagaagaagcatCTGGAATTCATGAATCAGCTGAAGAAGTACGACGACGACATCTCCCCTTCG GAGGACAAAGACGCTGATTCCACCAAGGAACCTTTGGATGACCTCTTCCCAAATGATGACGATGAACCCGGTCAAGGAA TCCAGCAGCAGCACAGCAGCGCCGCAGCGGCCGCGCAGCAGGGCGGCTACGAGATCCCCGCGCGGCTGCGCACCCTGCACAACCTGGTGATCCAGTATGCCTCGCAGGGCCGCTACGAGGTGGCCGTGCCCCTCTGCAAGCAGGCCCTGGAGGACCTGGAGAAGACCTCGGGCCACGACCACCCCGACGTGGCCACCATGCTGAACATCCTGGCCTTGGTGTACAG agACCAGAATAAATATAAAGATGCAGCTAACCTACTGAACGATGCCTTGGCCATCCGTGAGAAAACTCTGGGCAAAGATCATCCTGCG GTGGCAGCAACTCTGAACAACCTCGCAGTGCTCTACGGCAAAAGAGGGAAGTACAAAGAAGCCGAGCCGCTGTGCAAGAGAGCCCTGGAGATCAGAGAGAAG GTTTTGGGAAAGGATCACCCAGATGTCGCCAAGCAGTTAAATAACTTGGCTCTACTGTGCCAGAACCAGGGCAAGTACGAAGAAGTGGAGTATTATTATCAGAGAGCCCTTGAGATCTACCAGACAAAACTGGGTCCTGATGACCCCaatgtggccaaaacaaaaaataacctg gctTCCTGCTACCTGAAGCAAGGAAAATTCAAGCAAGCAGAAACCCTGTACAAAGAGATCCTCACTCGCGCACACGAAAGGGAGTTTGGTTCAGTGGATG ATGAAAATAAACCCATTTGGATGCATGCTGAGGAGAGGGAAGAATGCAAA GGAAAACAGAAGGATGGGACGTCCTTTGGAGAGTACGGTGGCTGGTACAAGGCCTGCAAAGTTGACAG tccaactgtcacaactACTTTAAAAAACCTTGGGGCACTTTACAGACGTCAAGGTAAATTTGAAGCTGCGGAAACACTGGAAGAAGCAGCCATGAGGTCTCGTAAACAG GGCCTTGACAATGTTCACAAGCAGAGAGTGGCGGAAGTGCTGAGTGACGCCGAGAGCGCGGAGAAGCGGCGGAGCCGGGAGAGCCTCGGCGCGGACGCGGTCAAGTACGAGAGCGGCCCTGACGGCGGCGAGGAAGTGAGTATGAGCGTAGAGTGGAACGGG GATGGCACTGGATCTTTAAAACGCAGTGGTTCCTTTAGCAAACTCCGGGCTTCAATTAGACGCAGCAGTGAGAAGCTGGTTAGGAAGCTGAAGGGAGGAAGTTCACGAGACAGTGAACCAAAGAACCCCGG CATGAAGCGAGCCAGTTCTCTGAATGTCCTTAACGTGGGTGGCAAGGTGGCCGAAGACCATTTCCAA GAACGAAGGCGTTGTCTGGCAGACTCGAGGGCTCTGAGTGCCAGCCCCCCGGGGGAGGCAGAGCTAAGTTAA